The following are encoded together in the Monodelphis domestica isolate mMonDom1 chromosome 5, mMonDom1.pri, whole genome shotgun sequence genome:
- the TAS2R4 gene encoding taste receptor type 2 member 4, with the protein MLLPISFFFHIFFMIVALTQLLTGIVGNLLIMIVNCKAWIKSRKLSSFDRILSSLSITRCISLSLMFLHLIFSLIFPKSKYPELMALIILNSWLFLDSCSLWIVTLLNIFYCVKIANLNHLLFLWIKRNLSLKTPWPLLACLLVPIISNFLQILLNKIFQLVHPTQENVRNSTMVNINGSIFLLMAPVILSFSLPFIINLVSCSLLISSLRKHMLEMQKNATSFWNPQTKAHVGAMKVMIYFLILYVPYSIAQLVIFLPSFGIRNNWIRSILIIVNCTYSPGHTIFIILLHPKLKARIKSILWCN; encoded by the coding sequence ATGCTTCtgcccatttcttttttctttcatattttcttcatgattGTTGCTCTAACTCAGCTCCTGACAGGAATTGTTGGAAATCTATTGATCATGATAGTCAATTGTAAGGCTTGGATCAAAAGTAGAAAACTTTCCTCCTTTGATAGGATCCTGTCTAGTCTCTCCATCACCAGATGCATAAGTCTGAGTCTAATGTTCCTGCATTTAATTTTCAGCTTAATTTTTCCAAAGAGCAAATACCCTGAGCTTATGGCCTTGATTATTTTGAACTCTTGGTTATTCTTGGATTCCTGCAGCCTCTGGATTGTGACCTTGCTCAACATCTTTTATTGTGTGAAGATTGCCAACCTCAACCATTTATTGTTTCTCTGGATAAAGCGAAATCTATCCTTGAAGACACCCTGGCCATTGCTAGCATGTCTACTGGTTCCCATCATTTCAAATTTCCTACAAATTTTGCTCAACAAAATCTTTCAGTTAGTTCATCCCACTCAGGAGAATGTGAGAAACAGCACCATGGTCAACATCAATGGCTCCATCTTCCTTTTGATGGCTCCTGTAATACTGAGCTTCAGCCTCCCGTTCATCATCAATTTGGTTTCCTGTTCCCTGTTAATCTCTTCCCTGAGGAAGCACATGCTGGAGATGCAGAAAAATGCCACCAGCTTTTGGAACCCTCAGACCAAAGCTCATGTAGGTGCTATGAAAGTTATGatatatttcctcattctctatgTTCCTTACTCCATTGCTCAACTGgttatctttctcccttcctttgggATTAGAAATAATTGGATCAGAAGCATATTGATAATAGTCAATTGTACTTACTCTCCAGGACATACTATTTTCATTATCCTATTGCATCCTAAACTCAAAGCAAGAATAAAGAGCATTCTATGGTGCAATTGA